Proteins found in one Flavobacterium channae genomic segment:
- a CDS encoding class I SAM-dependent methyltransferase, whose amino-acid sequence MMKRNHLREAIFRHLDGIVVVPVAYSLFKKGILAHILKEKKTALTQLTKEFKANEGYLNVALRVLASQGFLNYKGDNSSGEITISILDTSEFAFKQFSIYEDTFQLLTQTSVFTANKIDSDSITLIEPILKKFTENYHIHFEDNESLRTIQEQILTHIEGYLVGPIVVNLGMTGMFHKYFMESSFRADEFHKHPEAFSKILDFFVHLGWFSKKNENYQFTEDGFFFAKRASAYGVTVSYLPMFKHIDSLLFGNASELRNIAKNEDEIHVNREMNVWGSGGAHATYFKVIDDIIIELFNKPIAEQPKGILDMGCGNGAFLQHIFEVIERQTLRGKMLDDYPLFLVGADYNQAALKVTRANLIKADIWAKVIWGDIGNPDLLNNDLQENYNIDLKDLLNVRTFLDHNRIWETPKVTTKGRVSSSSGAFAHRGVRISNNDVEDNLLEHFTKWSPYVRKFGLLIIELHTIAPELTASNLGKTAATAYDATHGFSDQFILEIEVLQKIAAEAGLHSDANYFKKYPDTDYATVSINLLKGKN is encoded by the coding sequence ATGATGAAACGAAACCACTTACGTGAAGCTATTTTTAGACATTTAGACGGAATAGTTGTTGTACCTGTTGCATATTCTTTGTTTAAGAAAGGTATTTTAGCTCATATTTTAAAAGAAAAGAAGACAGCTTTAACGCAATTAACAAAAGAGTTTAAAGCCAATGAAGGTTATTTGAATGTAGCATTACGTGTCTTGGCTTCACAAGGTTTTTTAAACTACAAGGGGGATAATTCCTCAGGAGAAATTACAATTTCAATTTTAGATACTAGCGAATTTGCTTTCAAACAGTTTTCTATTTACGAAGACACTTTTCAGTTGTTAACGCAAACATCTGTTTTTACTGCAAATAAAATTGATTCGGATTCTATTACGTTAATTGAACCAATATTAAAAAAGTTTACCGAAAACTATCATATTCATTTTGAAGATAATGAAAGTTTAAGAACTATTCAAGAGCAAATTTTAACGCATATTGAAGGTTATTTGGTTGGACCAATTGTGGTTAACTTAGGAATGACCGGAATGTTTCATAAATATTTTATGGAAAGTTCGTTTCGAGCCGATGAGTTTCATAAGCATCCTGAAGCTTTTTCTAAAATACTCGACTTTTTTGTTCATTTGGGATGGTTTTCTAAAAAGAACGAAAACTATCAATTTACTGAGGATGGCTTTTTCTTTGCAAAACGAGCTTCTGCTTATGGTGTTACGGTTTCGTATCTTCCAATGTTTAAGCATATTGATAGTTTGTTGTTTGGAAATGCAAGTGAGTTACGAAATATAGCTAAAAACGAAGACGAAATTCACGTAAATCGCGAAATGAATGTTTGGGGAAGTGGTGGTGCGCATGCTACTTATTTTAAAGTAATTGACGATATTATTATTGAATTGTTTAATAAACCAATAGCCGAACAACCAAAAGGAATTTTAGATATGGGTTGCGGAAATGGTGCATTTTTACAACATATTTTTGAAGTAATCGAACGTCAAACTTTGAGAGGTAAAATGTTAGATGATTATCCTTTATTTCTCGTTGGTGCCGATTATAATCAAGCAGCGTTGAAAGTTACTAGAGCCAATCTGATTAAAGCCGATATTTGGGCAAAAGTCATTTGGGGCGATATTGGTAATCCAGATTTATTAAATAACGATTTACAAGAAAATTACAATATCGATTTGAAAGATTTGTTGAATGTGCGCACATTTTTAGATCACAATCGCATTTGGGAAACACCAAAAGTTACTACAAAAGGAAGAGTAAGTTCTTCAAGTGGAGCATTTGCACATAGAGGTGTTCGAATATCAAATAATGATGTAGAGGATAATTTATTAGAACATTTTACAAAATGGAGTCCTTATGTTCGTAAATTTGGACTTTTAATAATAGAATTGCACACCATTGCACCAGAATTAACAGCTTCTAATCTTGGAAAAACTGCTGCAACTGCTTATGATGCTACGCATGGTTTTTCGGATCAGTTTATTTTAGAAATAGAAGTTTTACAAAAAATTGCAGCTGAAGCTGGATTGCATTCGGATGCCAACTATTTTAAAAAATATCCAGATACCGATTATGCAACAGTAAGTATTAACTTATTGAAAGGAAAAAATTAA